One segment of Gemmatimonadota bacterium DNA contains the following:
- a CDS encoding leucine-rich repeat domain-containing protein, with protein sequence MKKRWVFVNVVALAVLVCVGYASANTTRSADFDGDGIVGFSDFLAFVEKFGSSRGDETYQVRYDLDGNGVIEFSDFLVFVDSFGTEVPPPGVSVCDRTVAVRDSIMALVPVSTCGDVTAAHLSAIDSLSLSGAGLTELKAGDLSGLTCLIKLNLQENRLSSLPDGFFDDLTALTSINVSFNRLTTSIPSELFALSDLTYLDLRGNRLDGEIPKELGNLSNLTELSLSRNRLVGEIPSELSNLSNLTQLWLNDNQLEGAIPKELGNLSNLTLLALYNNRLDGEIPTALGNLFNLTYLDIERNRLDGEIPTALGNLSNLTQLWLNDNQLEGAIPKELGNLSNLTLLALHNNRLDGEIPTALGNLSNLEILALSDNQLEGEIPKELSNLSNLTLLALWDNQLDGEIPEALGNLSNLTQLWLSFNQLDGEIPEALGTLSNLTELDLGDNQLVGEIPEALGTLSNLTHLYLYNNQLDGEIPEALGTLSNLTELDLGDNQLVGEIPKELGKLSYLEILRLEDNTSLMGELPQSLSGLTNLKQFYFYNTGLCAPLDPAFQTWLQGIEETNGSNCGVELGVSVCDRTNAVRDAIMAQVPVSTCGDVTAEHLSAISSLILDGANLTELKADDFSGLTGLTKLSLVKNQLSSIPSELFTLPNLTHLYLWGNQLSGEIPTALGNLSNLTYLDLGDNQLSGAIPTELGNLSNLTLLALHNNQLSGRIPTELGKLSNLEFLSLQDNTSLMGALPQSLRGLTKLKEFYFTNTGLCAPLDAAFQTWLQGITDASGSNCSG encoded by the coding sequence ATGAAAAAGAGATGGGTGTTTGTGAATGTTGTCGCGCTTGCGGTGCTGGTATGTGTGGGTTACGCCTCTGCGAATACGACACGTTCTGCGGACTTTGATGGAGATGGTATCGTAGGTTTTTCCGACTTTTTGGCGTTTGTAGAGAAGTTCGGATCAAGTCGTGGCGATGAGACATATCAAGTCAGGTATGATCTGGATGGCAATGGTGTGATTGAATTTTCCGACTTTTTGGTATTTGTCGATTCGTTTGGCACAGAAGTCCCTCCACCAGGCGTATCGGTATGCGACCGCACAGTTGCCGTGCGCGACTCGATTATGGCATTGGTGCCTGTAAGCACTTGTGGCGATGTGACAGCGGCACATCTATCAGCAATAGATTCTCTGAGTCTATCAGGTGCAGGTCTCACAGAGTTGAAGGCCGGGGATTTATCTGGTCTGACTTGTCTGATAAAGCTCAACCTGCAAGAGAACCGACTCAGTAGCCTGCCCGATGGTTTTTTTGATGACCTGACCGCGCTTACCTCGATTAATGTGTCATTTAATCGATTGACGACATCCATTCCTTCAGAGTTGTTCGCCCTTTCTGATCTTACTTACCTGGACCTCCGTGGCAATCGGTTGGATGGCGAGATTCCCAAAGAATTGGGCAATCTTTCTAATCTTACGGAACTGTCTCTTAGTCGTAATCGGTTGGTTGGCGAGATTCCATCAGAATTGAGTAATCTATCGAACCTTACGCAACTGTGGCTTAACGACAATCAGTTGGAGGGTGCGATTCCCAAAGAATTGGGTAATCTATCGAACCTTACGCTACTGGCTCTTTACAACAATCGGTTGGATGGCGAGATTCCAACAGCATTGGGCAACCTGTTCAATCTAACGTACCTGGATATTGAAAGAAATCGGTTGGATGGCGAGATTCCAACAGCATTGGGTAATCTATCGAACCTTACGCAACTGTGGCTTAACGACAATCAGTTGGAGGGTGCGATTCCCAAAGAATTGGGTAATCTATCGAACCTTACGCTACTGGCTCTTCACAACAATCGGTTGGATGGCGAGATTCCAACAGCATTGGGCAATCTGTCTAACCTTGAGATACTGGCTCTTAGCGACAATCAGTTGGAAGGTGAAATCCCAAAAGAATTGAGTAATCTGTCCAATCTTACGCTACTGGCTCTTTGGGACAATCAGTTGGATGGCGAGATTCCAGAAGCATTGGGTAATCTATCGAACCTTACGCAACTGTGGCTTAGCTTCAATCAGTTGGATGGCGAGATTCCAGAAGCATTGGGCACTCTGTCCAATCTCACTGAACTGGACCTCGGCGACAATCAGTTGGTTGGAGAGATTCCAGAAGCATTGGGCACTCTATCGAACCTTACGCACCTGTACCTTTACAATAATCAGTTGGATGGCGAGATTCCAGAGGCATTGGGCACTCTGTCCAATCTCACTGAACTGGACCTCGGCGACAATCAGTTGGTTGGAGAGATTCCGAAAGAACTGGGTAAACTCTCCTATCTTGAGATTCTGAGGCTCGAGGATAACACATCCTTGATGGGTGAGCTTCCTCAAAGTCTGAGTGGGCTGACAAATCTGAAGCAATTTTATTTTTATAACACAGGGCTATGCGCGCCGCTTGATCCTGCCTTTCAGACGTGGCTTCAGGGCATTGAAGAAACCAATGGCTCGAATTGTGGCGTAGAGTTAGGGGTGTCGGTATGTGATCGCACGAATGCAGTACGCGACGCGATTATGGCACAAGTGCCTGTAAGCACTTGCGGCGATGTGACAGCGGAGCATCTATCAGCGATAAGTTCTCTCATTTTGGATGGTGCAAACCTCACAGAACTGAAGGCTGACGATTTTTCTGGTCTGACTGGTCTGACAAAACTCAGTCTGGTAAAGAATCAACTGTCGTCAATCCCATCCGAATTGTTCACCCTTCCCAATCTCACGCACTTGTATCTTTGGGGCAATCAGTTGAGTGGCGAGATTCCAACAGCATTGGGCAACTTGTCCAATCTCACTTACCTGGACCTCGGCGACAATCAGTTGAGCGGTGCGATTCCAACAGAATTGGGCAATCTATCTAACCTTACGCTATTGGCTCTTCACAACAATCAGTTGAGTGGTAGGATTCCAACAGAATTGGGT